The Paramisgurnus dabryanus chromosome 3, PD_genome_1.1, whole genome shotgun sequence genome includes a window with the following:
- the junbb gene encoding junB proto-oncogene, AP-1 transcription factor subunit b translates to MSTKMEQPFYHDDSFLLGYGHSDATLHDFKVQKQMNFNLSEPYRNLKSDLYQTVSADVGSLKLASPELERLIIQNSNGVLTTPTPGQYLYSRGITDEQEGFAEGFVKALDEMHKMNQMPPPNVSIGAGGVTTCSTTASVFGSSLQSEPPIYTTLNAYCPAPSHPSATISYLPPHVQHNQHPDSAHAYQHSGVHPPRFVALKEEPQTVPDMHSSDASPPMSPIDMENQERIKAERKRLRNRLAATKCRRRKLERISRLEDKVKVLKSDNAGLSNTASALREQVAQLKQKVLRHMNSGCQLMLTSKMEAF, encoded by the coding sequence ATGAGTACAAAAATGGAGCAGCCGTTTTATCACGACGACTCGTTTCTGCTGGGCTACGGTCACTCCGACGCGACTCTACACGACTTTAAAGTCCAGAAGCAGATGAACTTCAACCTGTCCGAACCCTATCGGAACCTCAAATCGGACCTGTATCAGACAGTAAGCGCTGATGTCGGGTCACTCAAACTCGCCTCGCCCGAGCTGGAGAGACTGATCATTCAGAACAGCAACGGGGTGCTAACGACGCCCACACCGGGTCAGTACCTGTACAGTCGGGGCATCACCGACGAGCAGGAGGGCTTCGCGGAGGGTTTCGTTAAGGCTCTGGATGAGATGCACAAGATGAACCAGATGCCCCCGCCCAACGTGTCGATTGGAGCTGGTGGCGTGACGACGTGCTCGACGACTGCGTCCGTTTTCGGCTCCTCCCTGCAGTCTGAGCCTCCCATTTACACGACGCTGAACGCATACTGCCCAGCACCCAGCCACCCGTCCGCCACCATCAGCTATCTGCCGCCCCACGTTCAGCACAACCAACACCCGGACAGCGCGCACGCGTACCAGCACTCCGGTGTCCACCCGCCGCGCTTTGTGGCTTTAAAGGAGGAACCTCAAACCGTCCCGGATATGCACAGCAGCGACGCCTCGCCGCCAATGTCACCGATAGACATGGAGAACCAAGAGCGAATCAAGGCCGAACGGAAAAGGCTCCGGAACCGACTGGCCGCCACCAAGTGCCGCAGGCGCAAACTGGAGCGCATCTCCCGGCTGGAGGACAAAGTAAAGGTTCTGAAGTCCGACAACGCCGGACTGTCCAACACCGCGTCGGCACTGCGGGAACAGGTCGCCCAACTCAAACAAAAGGTCCTCAGACATATGAACAGCGGCTGCCAGCTCATGCTCACCAGTAAGATGGAGGCGTTTTAA